The proteins below come from a single Gordonia sp. X0973 genomic window:
- a CDS encoding ABATE domain-containing protein, which yields MLTGQWFVDSSGARWHFEAGAPCLDFAYTGDFGYDNPQWERLHTPSDLQSWLVERFGPLRTDADAATLSAAKELRTAITRLARAHADDLAPEPEQIDVLNSWAARPDVAPTLAGGTEASAHATANQALATIARDAVAVFSREPDRIRRCSAKDCGLVFYDGSRPNARRWCSMQRCGNRAKVRTHRNRTKKENPT from the coding sequence ATGCTCACGGGTCAATGGTTTGTCGACAGCAGCGGCGCGCGCTGGCACTTCGAGGCCGGCGCACCCTGCCTCGACTTCGCCTACACCGGCGACTTCGGCTACGACAACCCCCAGTGGGAGCGGCTGCACACCCCGTCCGACCTGCAGTCCTGGCTCGTCGAACGTTTCGGCCCCCTTCGCACCGACGCCGACGCCGCCACGCTGTCCGCCGCGAAAGAACTGCGCACCGCCATCACCCGGCTCGCCCGAGCACATGCCGACGACCTCGCACCGGAACCCGAACAGATCGACGTCCTCAACTCCTGGGCCGCGCGCCCCGATGTCGCCCCCACCCTCGCCGGAGGCACCGAAGCGTCCGCGCACGCGACCGCGAATCAAGCATTGGCCACGATCGCCCGCGATGCCGTCGCCGTGTTCTCCCGAGAACCCGACCGCATCCGGCGATGCTCCGCGAAGGACTGCGGCCTGGTCTTCTATGACGGATCACGACCGAATGCCCGTCGCTGGTGCTCCATGCAGCGTTGTGGCAACCGGGCGAAAGTTCGCACCCACCGGAATCGCACCAAGAAGGAGAACCCAACATGA
- a CDS encoding AMP-binding protein, whose translation MDTASATTQPSYARGEAEPPLLDATIYDNFVETAEKYGDNLAIADAAAGREWTYREMLHDVHALAAGLLRRGVKRGDRVGVWSPNRAEWVLAQYATAALGVVLVNINPSYRQNELDFALRHVGISLVLSSPAFKDSDYPTMVGRSADSLDEPVGLVVFGSPEWTALLAEPTEAELDAVAQAAAACAPDDPINIQFTSGTTGAPKGATLTHRNIVNNGYLVGELVGYTDADRICIPVPFYHCFGMVMGNLAATTHGAAMVIPAPAFDPAATLAAVSEYRCTSLYGVPTMFIAELALPGFADYDLSSLRTGIMAGSPCPEQVMREVVDRMHMDEVSICYGMTETSPVSTQTRVDDELALRVGTVGRVGPHLEIKVVDPVTGETVPRGEAGEFCTRGYSVMIGYWNQPDKTAEAIDGDGWMHTGDIAVMAENGYVQITGRIKDMVIRGGENIYPREIEEFLYTHPDILDAQVIGVPDQKYGEELMAWVRLRDGVADFTVEDLRAFADGKIARHKIPKYVHVVDEFPMTVTGKVRKVDMRAEAVELLGLA comes from the coding sequence ATGGACACCGCATCAGCCACCACCCAGCCGTCCTACGCCCGAGGCGAAGCGGAGCCGCCGCTGCTGGACGCGACGATCTACGACAACTTCGTCGAGACTGCCGAGAAATACGGTGACAATCTGGCGATCGCCGACGCGGCCGCGGGTCGCGAGTGGACCTATCGCGAGATGCTGCACGACGTGCACGCGCTGGCCGCCGGACTCCTGCGCCGCGGGGTGAAACGCGGTGACCGGGTGGGCGTGTGGTCGCCGAACCGTGCCGAATGGGTGCTCGCGCAATATGCGACGGCGGCGCTCGGGGTGGTCCTGGTCAACATCAACCCGTCGTACCGCCAGAACGAGCTCGACTTCGCGCTGCGACACGTCGGCATCTCGCTCGTCCTCTCATCACCGGCCTTCAAGGACTCGGACTACCCGACGATGGTCGGGCGCTCGGCCGATTCGCTGGACGAGCCGGTCGGACTGGTCGTCTTCGGCAGCCCGGAGTGGACCGCGCTGCTGGCCGAGCCGACCGAGGCCGAACTCGACGCCGTCGCGCAGGCCGCCGCGGCGTGCGCTCCCGACGACCCGATCAACATCCAGTTCACATCGGGCACCACCGGCGCCCCCAAGGGAGCGACGCTGACCCACCGCAACATCGTCAACAACGGCTACCTCGTCGGCGAACTGGTCGGCTACACCGACGCCGACCGCATCTGCATCCCGGTGCCCTTCTACCACTGCTTCGGCATGGTGATGGGCAATCTCGCCGCGACCACCCACGGCGCCGCGATGGTCATCCCCGCGCCGGCCTTCGACCCGGCGGCCACGCTCGCCGCGGTGAGCGAATACCGCTGCACCAGCCTCTACGGCGTGCCGACGATGTTCATCGCCGAACTCGCGCTGCCGGGGTTCGCCGACTACGACCTCTCGAGTCTGCGCACCGGCATCATGGCCGGCTCGCCGTGCCCGGAGCAGGTCATGCGCGAGGTCGTCGACCGGATGCATATGGACGAGGTGTCGATCTGTTACGGCATGACCGAGACGTCTCCGGTCTCCACCCAGACCCGGGTCGACGACGAATTGGCGCTGCGGGTCGGGACCGTCGGCCGGGTCGGGCCGCACTTGGAGATCAAGGTCGTCGATCCGGTGACCGGCGAGACCGTCCCCCGCGGTGAGGCGGGCGAGTTCTGCACGCGCGGCTACAGCGTGATGATCGGCTACTGGAACCAGCCGGACAAGACGGCCGAGGCGATCGACGGCGACGGCTGGATGCACACCGGCGACATCGCGGTCATGGCCGAGAACGGATACGTGCAGATCACCGGCCGCATCAAAGACATGGTGATCCGCGGCGGGGAGAACATCTACCCGCGCGAGATCGAGGAGTTCCTCTACACCCACCCCGACATCCTCGACGCCCAGGTGATCGGCGTCCCCGACCAGAAGTACGGCGAAGAACTGATGGCCTGGGTGCGCCTGCGCGACGGGGTCGCGGACTTCACCGTCGAGGATCTCCGCGCTTTCGCCGACGGCAAGATCGCCCGGCACAAGATCCCGAAGTACGTCCACGTGGTCGACGAGTTCCCGATGACCGTCACCGGCAAGGTCCGCAAGGTCGACATGCGCGCCGAGGCCGTCGAACTACTCGGCCTCGCCTAG
- a CDS encoding SRPBCC domain-containing protein, with protein sequence MNESTGYTKSAGWQMGVRRTFPLPPEVVWEFLLGEGLPLWLGRTSLGHEVGERYVTDAGVQGEVRSRNEGRRLRVTWQPPGWSHDATLQLTVLPAATGATIAIHQERLASAAEREEMLAHWTAVLDDIRADLVPT encoded by the coding sequence ATGAACGAGTCAACCGGGTACACGAAGAGCGCAGGATGGCAGATGGGTGTCCGCCGTACGTTTCCGCTTCCGCCGGAAGTCGTCTGGGAGTTCCTGCTGGGCGAGGGGTTGCCGCTATGGCTTGGGCGCACGAGTCTGGGGCACGAGGTCGGCGAGCGATATGTCACCGATGCCGGTGTCCAGGGTGAAGTGCGCAGCCGGAACGAGGGCCGGCGGCTGCGGGTGACCTGGCAGCCGCCGGGCTGGTCGCACGACGCGACTCTTCAGCTAACCGTGCTGCCCGCGGCAACGGGGGCGACCATCGCCATTCACCAGGAGCGTCTCGCAAGCGCGGCGGAACGCGAGGAAATGCTCGCGCACTGGACGGCAGTCCTCGACGATATCCGCGCCGACCTCGTCCCGACGTGA
- a CDS encoding RidA family protein yields the protein MTTIDHLNPTELPSSPAFSQGTVTPAGRTLYVGGQNGTTRDGTLADGTAAQTAQALRNVRSVLGEAGAGPEHVAKLTIHLAEGADVREAFGATPEVWGPYPTAITVLRVVGFARPDALVEIDAVAALPPESA from the coding sequence ATGACCACCATCGACCACCTCAACCCGACCGAACTGCCCTCTTCCCCCGCGTTCTCCCAAGGGACCGTCACCCCGGCCGGGCGCACCCTCTACGTCGGGGGACAGAACGGGACCACGCGAGACGGGACCCTCGCCGACGGGACCGCGGCGCAGACGGCGCAGGCACTCCGCAACGTGCGCAGTGTGCTCGGCGAGGCCGGAGCCGGCCCGGAGCACGTCGCCAAACTCACCATCCACCTCGCCGAAGGCGCCGACGTCCGCGAGGCATTCGGAGCCACCCCCGAGGTATGGGGTCCCTACCCGACGGCGATCACCGTGCTCCGCGTCGTCGGGTTCGCGCGGCCGGATGCGCTCGTCGAAATAGACGCCGTCGCTGCCCTGCCACCAGAATCGGCCTGA
- a CDS encoding MaoC family dehydratase: MTGDGSGSDEVPRVTQRGLWFEEFEIGTVYEHRPGRTVTEADNVFFTTLTMNTQALHLDAAWSATQPGFDGQRLINSMFTLSTIVGLSVAQLTQGTLVANLGFSDIAFPAPMFAGDTLYAETECTGKRESKSRPGEGVVNLTHVGRNQDGVVVAKASRSTLVRLRPDG; encoded by the coding sequence ATGACCGGCGATGGGAGCGGTTCCGACGAAGTCCCCCGCGTCACGCAGCGCGGTCTGTGGTTCGAGGAGTTCGAGATCGGCACGGTCTACGAGCACCGCCCGGGCCGGACGGTGACCGAGGCCGACAACGTCTTCTTCACGACGCTCACGATGAACACGCAGGCATTGCACCTCGACGCGGCGTGGTCGGCGACCCAGCCCGGGTTCGACGGGCAGCGCCTCATCAACTCGATGTTCACGCTCTCGACGATCGTCGGGCTCTCGGTGGCGCAGCTGACCCAGGGCACCTTGGTCGCCAACCTCGGCTTCTCCGACATCGCCTTCCCCGCGCCCATGTTCGCCGGGGACACGCTCTACGCGGAGACCGAGTGCACCGGCAAACGGGAGTCCAAGTCGCGACCGGGCGAGGGCGTGGTCAACCTGACCCACGTCGGGCGCAACCAGGACGGCGTCGTCGTCGCGAAGGCGTCGCGCTCGACGCTGGTCCGGCTGCGCCCGGACGGCTGA
- a CDS encoding allophanate hydrolase, which translates to MTTTVSTRVDEVFDAIAAADRPEVFVTLRPRAEVAADHARSLAQGGPLSGMILAVKDNVDVAGLPTTAACPGYAYTPDADAPAVAALRAAGAVVIGKTNLDQFATGLVGTRSPYGAVRDSRRPDHISGGSSSGSAVAVALGFADLAIGTDTAGSGRIPAALQGIVGIKPTVGAISTVGVVPACADYDTVTIFARTLDSADAAMTAMAAAAGPSLFAADTPLAAPENPVIAVPADLPELDEAWRAAFAEAVARVEAAGMTVRRIDLTPFLAAAKLLYDDALVAQRYDAVGDFIASHADDASGAGLDPTVTAIVSAADRFSAVDLLRARRRLAALRDEAMANWGDATALLVPTAPFHPTIAAVRADPVGVNSRMGTYTNFCNLLDLCGLAIPAGRVPPRWSTADAVVESAYPDPAPSSPPRWSSADEPLGESVYRDLVPDNSAQFGVTLVGRALHDGVLIDLARRISGAGTPAPSWVEAVAPTVELAVFGAHMRGGVLAHELANRGARWNGEVTTSSSYRLVALDTVPPKPGLIRDPAGGRAIHGERWTLSPAALGSFLAALPEPMMLGKVELSDGTWATGFGCAADAGAAGSELDRDRW; encoded by the coding sequence ATGACGACGACGGTTTCGACGCGGGTCGACGAGGTGTTCGACGCCATCGCCGCCGCCGACCGGCCGGAGGTGTTCGTGACGCTGCGGCCCCGAGCGGAGGTTGCCGCCGACCATGCTCGCTCCCTCGCACAGGGCGGTCCGCTCTCCGGGATGATCCTCGCGGTGAAGGACAACGTCGACGTGGCGGGATTGCCGACGACGGCGGCCTGCCCGGGATACGCCTACACCCCCGACGCCGATGCGCCCGCGGTCGCCGCCCTGCGCGCCGCCGGTGCCGTCGTGATCGGCAAGACCAACCTCGACCAGTTCGCGACCGGCCTCGTCGGCACCCGCTCCCCCTACGGCGCCGTCCGCGATTCCCGCCGCCCCGACCACATCTCCGGCGGGTCGAGTTCCGGATCCGCGGTGGCCGTCGCCCTGGGATTCGCCGACCTGGCGATCGGCACCGACACCGCCGGATCGGGTCGGATCCCCGCCGCCCTGCAGGGCATCGTCGGCATCAAGCCGACCGTCGGGGCAATCAGCACGGTCGGGGTGGTGCCCGCCTGCGCCGACTACGACACCGTGACGATCTTCGCCCGCACCCTCGACTCGGCCGATGCCGCGATGACCGCAATGGCCGCCGCGGCGGGACCGTCTCTGTTTGCGGCGGACACCCCGCTGGCCGCACCGGAGAACCCGGTGATCGCCGTCCCCGCCGACCTCCCCGAACTCGACGAGGCATGGCGGGCGGCCTTCGCCGAGGCCGTGGCACGGGTCGAGGCGGCCGGGATGACCGTTCGCCGCATCGACCTCACGCCATTCCTCGCCGCCGCGAAACTCCTCTACGACGACGCCCTGGTCGCGCAGCGGTACGACGCCGTCGGCGACTTCATCGCATCCCACGCTGACGACGCCAGCGGCGCGGGTCTGGATCCGACCGTCACGGCGATCGTCTCCGCTGCCGATCGGTTCTCCGCCGTCGACTTGCTGCGCGCCCGTCGACGATTGGCAGCCTTGCGCGACGAGGCGATGGCGAATTGGGGTGATGCGACGGCCCTGCTGGTGCCGACCGCACCGTTCCATCCGACCATCGCCGCGGTGCGGGCCGATCCGGTCGGCGTGAACTCCCGGATGGGCACCTACACCAACTTCTGTAACCTGCTCGACCTGTGCGGACTCGCGATCCCGGCCGGCAGGGTTCCGCCGCGGTGGTCGACTGCCGACGCGGTGGTCGAGTCGGCATATCCAGACCCCGCGCCCAGTTCTCCGCCGCGGTGGTCGAGTGCCGACGAGCCGCTAGGCGAGTCGGTGTATCGAGACCTCGTGCCCGACAACAGTGCACAGTTCGGCGTCACCCTTGTCGGCCGGGCTCTTCACGACGGCGTGCTCATCGATCTCGCCCGTCGCATCAGCGGGGCGGGTACCCCTGCGCCCAGCTGGGTGGAGGCAGTCGCGCCGACGGTCGAGCTGGCGGTCTTCGGCGCGCACATGCGCGGCGGCGTTCTGGCCCACGAGCTGGCCAATCGCGGAGCACGATGGAACGGCGAAGTCACCACCTCCTCGTCGTACCGGCTCGTCGCCCTGGACACCGTCCCGCCCAAGCCCGGCCTGATCCGCGATCCCGCCGGTGGCCGCGCGATCCACGGTGAGAGGTGGACGCTGTCGCCCGCCGCGCTCGGGTCATTCCTCGCCGCCCTGCCCGAACCGATGATGCTGGGCAAGGTCGAGTTGTCCGACGGGACGTGGGCGACCGGATTCGGCTGCGCCGCCGACGCGGGAGCCGCCGGGTCGGAACTCGACCGGGACCGCTGGTGA
- a CDS encoding acyl-CoA dehydrogenase family protein, with the protein MELTQEYADLVASVRDFTRQVVAPVSYQHDKDKTFPYEVVAQMGEMGLFGLPFPEEYGGMGGDYFALALALEELAKADQSVAITLEAGVGLGAMPIFKFGTDEQKNTWLPDLVAGKRLAGFGLTEPGAGSDAGATATTAVEDGGEWVINGAKQFITNSGSDITSLVTVTAVTGTGDNGKKEISTIIVPSGTPGFVAEPAYDKVGWHASDTHPLSFTDVRVPRENLLGVRGRGYANFLSILDEGRIAIAGLATGVAQGCVDECIKYAAERKSFGKPINSYQSISFAIARMEARAHVARTAYYDAAALMLAGKPFKKEAAIAKMVSSEAAMDNARMATQIHGGYGFMNEYPVSRHYRDSKILEIGEGTTEVQLMLIARALGLPA; encoded by the coding sequence ATGGAACTGACCCAGGAATATGCCGACTTGGTCGCCAGCGTGCGCGACTTCACGCGCCAGGTGGTCGCGCCGGTGTCGTATCAACACGACAAGGACAAGACCTTCCCCTACGAGGTCGTCGCGCAGATGGGGGAGATGGGGCTGTTCGGGCTCCCGTTCCCGGAGGAGTACGGCGGCATGGGCGGGGACTACTTCGCCCTCGCCCTCGCCTTGGAGGAACTCGCTAAGGCCGACCAGTCGGTGGCCATCACCCTGGAGGCCGGTGTCGGGCTGGGTGCGATGCCGATTTTCAAGTTCGGCACCGACGAGCAGAAGAACACCTGGCTGCCCGACCTCGTCGCGGGCAAGCGCCTGGCCGGTTTCGGTCTCACCGAGCCCGGCGCCGGTTCCGACGCGGGGGCGACCGCGACGACGGCCGTCGAGGACGGCGGCGAGTGGGTGATCAACGGCGCCAAGCAGTTCATCACCAACTCCGGCTCCGACATCACCTCGCTGGTCACGGTGACCGCGGTGACCGGCACCGGGGACAACGGCAAGAAGGAGATCTCCACGATCATCGTCCCGTCGGGCACACCTGGCTTCGTCGCCGAGCCGGCCTACGACAAGGTCGGCTGGCACGCCAGCGACACCCATCCGCTGAGCTTCACCGATGTGCGGGTGCCGCGGGAGAACCTGCTCGGCGTGCGGGGCCGCGGCTACGCCAACTTCCTCTCCATCCTCGACGAGGGGCGCATCGCGATCGCCGGCCTGGCGACCGGCGTCGCCCAGGGCTGCGTCGACGAATGCATCAAGTACGCCGCCGAGCGCAAATCCTTCGGCAAGCCGATCAACTCCTACCAGTCGATCTCGTTCGCGATCGCCCGGATGGAGGCCCGTGCCCACGTGGCCCGCACGGCCTACTACGACGCGGCGGCGCTGATGTTGGCGGGCAAGCCGTTCAAGAAGGAGGCGGCGATCGCGAAGATGGTGTCCAGCGAGGCGGCCATGGACAACGCCCGGATGGCGACGCAGATCCACGGCGGCTACGGCTTCATGAACGAGTACCCGGTCTCCCGGCACTACCGCGATTCGAAGATCCTGGAGATCGGCGAGGGCACCACCGAGGTGCAGCTCATGCTGATCGCCCGGGCGTTGGGCCTGCCGGCATGA
- a CDS encoding 5-oxoprolinase/urea amidolyase family protein — protein sequence MTVTVLRAGPQTTVQDWPGRVGYWKVGVPPSGPMDDLSFRLANRAVGNAESAPGLEAVLAGPSLRFDAPTVVAVTGAPVRVTRNGVTVPQWVPVTCAAGDVLDIGPVGSVGMRVYLAVAGGIEVPDYLGSASTFTLGRFGGHEGRPLREGDELALHSPDVGRRPRRILLDEQPAFTNAWQLAVTVGPHGAPEFFTAEDIADLFDADYEVHFNSDRTGVRLVGPQPRWARADGGEAGLHPSNIHDNAYSIGALDFTGDTPILLGPDGPSLGGFVCPVTVVTAQRWKLGQLKPGDTVRFVAVRSGETASPAQVGLGRRATVPHVLSTGGDDDNGILARSRTADGTTAVTYRRSGDDNILVEYGDLTLDLALRARVHALGERIEADRPRGLLDLTPGIRSLQVKADPDVWSQATMLDWLIECESELPAAEDLVVPSRTVELPLSWDDPSTREAIERYMLGVRSDAPWCPWNIEFIRRMNGLGSVDEVYRTVFDAEYLVLGLGDVYLGAPVAVPLDPRHRLVTTKYNPARTWTPENAVGIGGAYLCIYGMEGPGGYQFVGRTTQVWNHRHPLGAPGFEEQRPWLLRFFDRIRWYPVSAEELLDMRADVAAGRGASTRIADGTFSLAEHQSFLDANADDIAARRVAMESARAQERQRWADHGEFAAKAVVA from the coding sequence ATGACCGTCACCGTGCTGCGGGCCGGACCGCAGACCACCGTGCAGGATTGGCCTGGTCGCGTCGGCTACTGGAAGGTCGGGGTGCCGCCGTCGGGACCGATGGACGACCTCTCCTTCCGGCTGGCCAACCGGGCCGTGGGAAACGCCGAGTCCGCCCCCGGATTGGAGGCCGTGCTGGCCGGGCCGTCGCTGCGGTTCGACGCCCCGACCGTCGTCGCGGTGACCGGCGCACCGGTGCGCGTCACCCGCAACGGCGTGACGGTGCCGCAGTGGGTGCCGGTGACCTGCGCGGCGGGTGACGTCCTGGACATCGGGCCGGTCGGCTCGGTGGGTATGCGGGTCTACCTCGCCGTCGCCGGCGGCATCGAGGTGCCGGATTATCTGGGCAGCGCCTCGACCTTCACCCTCGGGCGCTTCGGCGGCCACGAGGGACGGCCGCTGCGCGAGGGGGACGAGCTGGCCCTGCACAGCCCGGACGTCGGTCGCCGTCCCCGCCGGATCCTGCTCGACGAGCAGCCGGCCTTCACCAACGCGTGGCAGCTCGCGGTGACCGTCGGCCCGCACGGCGCGCCGGAGTTCTTCACCGCCGAGGACATCGCCGACCTGTTCGACGCCGACTACGAGGTGCACTTCAACTCCGACCGCACCGGCGTCCGCCTGGTCGGCCCGCAGCCGCGCTGGGCCCGTGCCGACGGCGGCGAGGCGGGTCTGCACCCGTCGAATATCCACGACAACGCCTACTCGATCGGCGCTCTCGACTTCACCGGCGACACCCCGATCCTGCTGGGACCGGACGGTCCCAGCCTCGGTGGCTTCGTCTGCCCGGTCACCGTCGTCACCGCGCAGCGCTGGAAACTCGGCCAGCTCAAACCGGGTGACACCGTGCGCTTCGTCGCGGTGCGCAGCGGCGAGACCGCCTCGCCGGCACAGGTCGGCCTCGGCCGGCGCGCCACCGTGCCGCATGTCCTGTCCACCGGAGGCGACGACGACAACGGCATCCTCGCGAGGTCGAGGACGGCCGACGGCACCACCGCGGTCACCTACCGCCGCAGCGGCGACGACAACATCCTCGTCGAATACGGCGACCTGACCTTGGACCTGGCACTGCGCGCCCGGGTGCACGCGCTGGGCGAGCGCATCGAGGCCGACCGCCCGCGCGGCCTGCTCGACCTCACGCCGGGCATCCGGTCGTTGCAGGTCAAGGCCGACCCCGACGTGTGGTCGCAGGCCACGATGCTGGACTGGCTCATCGAATGCGAGAGCGAACTGCCCGCCGCCGAAGACCTCGTCGTACCCAGTCGCACCGTCGAACTGCCGCTGTCCTGGGATGACCCGTCGACGCGCGAGGCGATCGAGCGGTACATGCTCGGCGTGCGATCCGATGCGCCGTGGTGCCCGTGGAATATCGAGTTCATCCGGCGGATGAACGGGCTGGGCTCGGTCGACGAGGTGTACCGCACCGTGTTCGACGCGGAGTATCTGGTGCTCGGACTGGGCGACGTCTACCTCGGCGCACCGGTCGCGGTCCCGCTGGACCCGCGCCACCGCCTGGTCACCACGAAATACAACCCGGCCCGCACCTGGACGCCGGAGAACGCGGTCGGGATCGGTGGCGCCTATCTCTGCATCTACGGGATGGAGGGGCCGGGCGGATACCAGTTCGTCGGGCGCACGACGCAGGTGTGGAACCACCGCCATCCGCTCGGCGCCCCCGGCTTCGAGGAGCAACGCCCGTGGCTGTTGCGCTTCTTCGACCGGATCCGCTGGTATCCGGTGAGCGCCGAGGAACTGCTCGACATGCGCGCCGACGTCGCCGCCGGTCGTGGCGCGAGCACCCGCATCGCCGACGGCACCTTCTCGCTGGCCGAACACCAGAGCTTCCTCGACGCCAACGCCGACGACATCGCCGCTCGCCGCGTCGCGATGGAATCCGCCCGCGCGCAGGAGCGGCAGCGCTGGGCCGATCACGGTGAGTTCGCCGCCAAGGCGGTGGTCGCATGA
- a CDS encoding biotin carboxylase N-terminal domain-containing protein has translation MSNDSAATREIHSVLVANRGEIACRVIESVHAMGLRAVAVYSDADAHAPHVAAADTAVRLGPAQAAQSYLDIEKVVAAAVATGADAVHPGYGFLSENQQFAAALAAAGIVFIGPPASAIATMGDKIAAREAVSARGVPVVPGLSRPGLSDEELIAAAPEIGFPVLIKPSAGGGGKGMHRVEEAADLPAALVTARREAAAAFGDDTLFLEHFVDTPRHIEVQVLADEHGNVIHLGERECSLQRRHQKVIEEAPSALLDAETRERIGAAACDAARSVGYTGAGTVEFIVSAHRPDEFFFMEMNTRLQVEHPVTEMVTGIDLVEQQIRVARGEELAIAQEDVVLTGHAVEARVYAEDPAHGFLPTGGTVEALVWPPGWTAGVRVDSGIETGSVVGSDYDPMLAKVICHGRDRTEAIDRLDEALARTSLLGVGTNIDFCRFVLARPEVRAGVLDTELLDRLVVDYSSPPPTPAALVAAALGALDLGSPDDVWGSAVGFRIGVPSPIVVRLDCAGQRHTVSALVDRRESVSARRLVAQVSITGEEEDGDRWDGHVVVEPTGGHAVTLVVDGTVGAWVVGEVDGARWVAGEPGTWVMTTARALADGDDAAAAGEVHSPMPGSVVAVPGTDGDVVAQGDPLVVVEAMKMEHTLRAPRAGTVTITVAAGDKVTAQQVLARVTED, from the coding sequence ATGAGCAATGATTCCGCCGCGACCCGCGAGATCCACAGCGTCCTCGTCGCCAACCGCGGTGAGATCGCCTGCCGCGTCATCGAGTCGGTGCACGCGATGGGGTTGCGCGCCGTCGCCGTCTACTCCGACGCCGACGCGCACGCCCCGCACGTCGCGGCCGCGGATACCGCGGTACGGCTCGGACCCGCGCAGGCCGCGCAGAGCTATCTCGACATCGAGAAGGTCGTCGCGGCGGCCGTCGCGACCGGCGCCGACGCGGTCCACCCGGGTTACGGGTTCCTCTCGGAGAACCAGCAGTTCGCGGCGGCATTGGCCGCCGCCGGGATCGTGTTCATCGGCCCGCCCGCCAGCGCCATCGCGACGATGGGCGACAAGATCGCCGCCCGCGAGGCGGTCTCGGCGCGCGGCGTTCCGGTCGTCCCCGGGCTTTCACGGCCCGGCCTCTCCGACGAGGAGTTGATCGCCGCCGCCCCCGAGATCGGGTTCCCCGTCCTCATCAAGCCGAGCGCGGGCGGCGGCGGCAAGGGCATGCACCGCGTCGAGGAGGCGGCCGACCTACCCGCGGCGCTGGTCACCGCGCGACGCGAAGCCGCGGCGGCCTTCGGCGACGACACCCTGTTCCTCGAGCACTTCGTCGACACGCCGCGCCACATCGAGGTGCAGGTGCTCGCCGACGAGCACGGCAACGTCATCCACCTCGGCGAGCGCGAGTGCTCGCTGCAGCGCCGCCACCAGAAGGTGATCGAGGAAGCCCCGTCGGCGCTGCTCGACGCCGAGACGCGGGAGCGGATCGGCGCGGCCGCCTGCGATGCCGCCCGCAGCGTCGGCTACACCGGCGCCGGGACGGTCGAGTTCATCGTCTCGGCCCACCGGCCCGACGAGTTCTTCTTCATGGAGATGAACACCCGTCTGCAGGTGGAGCACCCGGTGACCGAGATGGTCACCGGCATCGACCTGGTGGAGCAGCAGATCCGGGTGGCGCGCGGCGAAGAGCTCGCCATCGCCCAGGAGGACGTGGTGCTCACCGGGCACGCCGTCGAGGCCCGGGTCTACGCCGAGGACCCCGCCCACGGATTCCTGCCCACCGGGGGCACGGTCGAGGCGCTCGTGTGGCCGCCGGGGTGGACCGCCGGTGTCCGCGTCGACTCGGGCATCGAGACGGGATCGGTCGTCGGCAGCGACTACGACCCGATGCTGGCGAAAGTCATCTGCCACGGCCGCGACCGGACCGAGGCGATCGACCGTCTCGACGAGGCGTTGGCCCGTACGTCGCTGCTCGGCGTCGGCACCAATATCGACTTCTGCCGATTCGTCCTCGCGCGGCCGGAGGTGCGCGCCGGCGTCCTCGACACCGAACTGCTGGACCGCCTCGTCGTCGACTATTCGTCGCCGCCGCCGACGCCGGCGGCCCTGGTCGCCGCGGCACTGGGCGCCCTCGACCTCGGCAGCCCCGACGACGTGTGGGGCAGCGCGGTCGGGTTCCGGATCGGCGTCCCGTCGCCGATCGTGGTCCGCCTGGACTGCGCCGGACAGCGCCACACGGTGTCGGCGCTGGTCGATCGGCGCGAAAGCGTATCCGCCCGTCGCCTCGTCGCGCAGGTGTCCATCACCGGCGAGGAGGAGGACGGCGACCGGTGGGACGGGCATGTCGTCGTCGAGCCGACCGGCGGCCACGCGGTGACCCTCGTCGTCGACGGCACCGTCGGCGCCTGGGTCGTCGGGGAGGTCGACGGAGCGCGCTGGGTGGCCGGTGAGCCGGGCACCTGGGTGATGACGACGGCCCGCGCGCTCGCCGACGGCGATGACGCGGCGGCGGCGGGCGAGGTCCACAGCCCGATGCCGGGCAGTGTCGTCGCGGTGCCCGGGACCGACGGGGACGTGGTCGCGCAAGGCGATCCCCTCGTCGTGGTCGAGGCGATGAAGATGGAACACACCCTGCGCGCGCCACGGGCGGGCACCGTGACGATCACCGTCGCGGCGGGGGACAAGGTGACCGCGCAGCAGGTGCTGGCCCGGGTAACGGAGGACTGA